Genomic window (Bradyrhizobium sp. 186):
GCTGGGACCGCCCGATGCCGTTCCTGAAGACCGACAAGGATCTCTGGGACAAGATCATCCGCATCAACCTCTATGGACCGCTCAACACCCACAAGGCGATTGCGCCGTTGATGGCCGAGCGCGGCGGCGGCCGCATCGTCAATATCGCTTCCGATGCGGCACGCGTCGGCACCAGCGACGAAGCTGTCTATTCCGCCTGCAAGGGCGGGCTGATCTCCTTCACCAAGTCGCTGGCCCGCGAGCTCGCGCGCAAGAACGTGCTGCTCAACGCCGTCTGCCCTGGTCCCACCAACACGCCGATGATGGCGGCGGTCCTGGGCGAAGGCGAGCACGCCGTGAAATGGAAGGACGCCATGGTCCGGGGCATTCCGCTCAAGCGGATGGGCGAGCCCGACGATTACGGCGGGATCGTCGCAATGCTTGCTTCCGACGATGGCAAATTCATCACCGGACAAACCATTTCCGTCTCCGGCGGAATGAACATGATCTAATCGTGCGAGGACCTGCCATGACCGACCCCAAGCAATTCACCGACGTCATCTATGAAGTCCGCGACCGCGCGGCATGGATCATCATCAACCGGCCCAAGGTCTACAACGCGTTCCGCGGCCAGACGTTGGAAGAACTCATCCACGCCTTCCAGCTTGCCGCCAACGACCGGCAGGTCGCGAGCATCGTGCTCACCGGCGCCGGCGAGAAGGCGTTCTGCACCGGCGGCGATCAATCCGCGCATGAAGGCCAGTATGACGGCCGCGGCGTGGTCGGATTACCGATCGACGAGATCCAGGGCTTGATCCGCGATGTGCCGAAGCCGGTGATCGCACGCGTCAACGGCTTTGCGATCGGCGGCGGCAACGTGCTCGCAACGCTTTGCGATCTGACCATTGCGGCCGATCATGCGCAATTCGGCCAGGTCGGGCCCAAGGTTGGTTCGGTTGATGCCGGCTGGGGCACGGCTTTTCTGGCCCGCCATGTCGGCGACAAGAAAGCCCGCGAGATCTGGTTTCTCAACGAGCGCTACACAGCGGAGCAGGCCCGCGAGATGGGCCTCGTCAACAAAGTCGTGCCCATGGCGCAGC
Coding sequences:
- a CDS encoding SDR family oxidoreductase, giving the protein MKGLSGKVAVVTGGGQGIGRGLTLRLAEEGCKIAIFDINPQGGEDTAKLAPQAVIKTYAVDVGDAASVETAVGKVEAELGPIWLLVNNAGWDRPMPFLKTDKDLWDKIIRINLYGPLNTHKAIAPLMAERGGGRIVNIASDAARVGTSDEAVYSACKGGLISFTKSLARELARKNVLLNAVCPGPTNTPMMAAVLGEGEHAVKWKDAMVRGIPLKRMGEPDDYGGIVAMLASDDGKFITGQTISVSGGMNMI
- a CDS encoding enoyl-CoA hydratase-related protein; amino-acid sequence: MTDPKQFTDVIYEVRDRAAWIIINRPKVYNAFRGQTLEELIHAFQLAANDRQVASIVLTGAGEKAFCTGGDQSAHEGQYDGRGVVGLPIDEIQGLIRDVPKPVIARVNGFAIGGGNVLATLCDLTIAADHAQFGQVGPKVGSVDAGWGTAFLARHVGDKKAREIWFLNERYTAEQAREMGLVNKVVPMAQLDAAVKDWTDKLAQRSPTAIALAKRSFNADSDNIRGISNFALHAVKLFYDTEESKEGVAAFNEKRDPDFHKFTR